One Euphorbia lathyris chromosome 1, ddEupLath1.1, whole genome shotgun sequence DNA segment encodes these proteins:
- the LOC136224373 gene encoding uncharacterized protein, whose protein sequence is MSKSCKGLALELVKCLSESDCVKVENRSYKDCAGEKTPCISSECVGLRETYFNCKRGQLDMRARIRGNKGY, encoded by the coding sequence ATGTCTAAGTCTTGCAAGGGATTGGCTTTGGAACTAGTCAAATGTCTCAGTGAATCCGATTGTGTCAAGGTTGAAAACCGATCTTATAAGGATTGTGCTGGAGAGAAAACCCCCTGTATTTCTAGCGAGTGCGTTGGATTGAGGGAAACTTACTTCAATTGTAAAAGAGGTCAGCTTGATATGAGAGCTAGGATCCGCGGTAACAAGGGTTATTGA
- the LOC136224362 gene encoding putative pentatricopeptide repeat-containing protein At3g49142, translating to MKLSLSNSRFFNYIHERHCSTFAPQIALFTEDLCNRVLDRFPNIKTLRILHCKILNDHNLRWNSSLGIKLMRAYAACGEPRVTRHIFDEITDKNVVFFNVMIRSYVNNHLHIDALGVFKTMSSQGFNPDIYTYPCVLKASSRSNSLWVGLQIHADIVKVGLDSNRFIGNGLVAMYGKCECLNEARQVLDEIPRKDVVSWNSIVAVYAQNGCFNGALELCREMEASNLKPNACTMASLLPAVTNTSSANVLYVTEMFHNLTDKCVIAWNVMIAVYVNNAMCKEAVDLYLEMEANGIEPNEVSIASILPACGDLSALSLGRRIHEYANRMKLLPNLPLENALIDMYAKCGCLWDARAVFDQMQSRDVVTWTSMICAYGICGHGLEAVELFAKMQNSGLVPDSIAFVSLLAACSHAGLLDKGKYFFNLMSTYGISPKVEHFACMVDLLGRAGKIEEAYDLIKQMPMEPSERVWGALLSACRVYSNMNIGLLAADRVFQLDPEQSGYYVLLSNIYAKAGKWEDVAAVRSIMLRQGLKKMPGISNVELNNNVHTFLACDRSHPQMKEIYEELDVLVGKMKEFGYMPETDSALHDVEEEDKECHLAVHSEKLAIAFAIINTRPGTPIRVTKNLRVCGDCHVAAKLISRIVEREIIIRDTHRFHHFSNGACSCGDYW from the coding sequence ATGAAACTCAGCCTTTCTAATTCTCGATTTTTCAATTACATTCATGAACGCCATTGCTCCACTTTTGCCCCTCAAATTGCACTTTTTACAGAAGATCTATGTAATAGGGTTTTGGATCGATTCCCAAATATCAAAACGCTGAGAATTCTCCACTGTAAGATTTTGAATGATCATAATCTCAGATGGAATTCGTCTCTTGGAATCAAATTGATGAGGGCTTATGCTGCTTGTGGGGAACCTAGGGTCACACGCCATATATTCGATGAAATTACTGACAAGAATGTTGTTTTCTTTAATGTCATGATTAGAAGCTATGTTAACAACCATCTACACATTGATGCTTTAGGTGTATTTAAGACCATGTCTAGCCAAGGATTTAATCCTGATATCTATACTTATCCTTGTGTCTTGAAGGCATCTTCCCGGTCCAATAGCTTGTGGGTTGGGTTGCAAATTCATGCAGATATTGTCAAAGTCGGGCTTGATTCGAATCGGTTTATTGGAAATGGACTAGTTGCCATGTATGGGAAGTGCGAGTGCTTGAACGAAGCTCGACAAGTGCTTGATGAGATTCCACGTAAGGACGTGGTTTCATGGAATTCAATTGTTGCTGTGTATGCACAGAATGGATGCTTTAATGGAGCGTTGGAGCTGTGTCGGGAAATGGAGGCTTCGAACTTAAAACCAAATGCTTGCACAATGGCTAGCCTCCTTCCGGCTGTGACTAACACATCCTCTGCCAATGTTTTGTATGTTACGGAAATGTTTCATAATCTGACGGATAAGTGTGTGATTGCTTGGAATGTGATGATTGCTGTGTATGTGAATAATGCTATGTGTAAAGAAGCAGTAGACTTATACTTAGAAATGGAAGCAAATGGTATTGAACCGAATGAAGTCTCTATTGCTAGTATTCTTCCTGCTTGTGGAGATCTTTCAGCGCTCTCACTCGGAAGGCGAATTCATGAATACGCTAATAGAATGAAGCTCCTTCCGAATTTGCCTCTGGAGAACGCATTGATTGATATGTATGCAAAATGTGGATGTTTATGGGATGCGAGGGCAGTGTTTGATCAAATGCAATCTCGGGATGTTGTGACTTGGACTTCTATGATCTGTGCATATGGTATTTGCGGTCATGGCCTTGAAGCTGTAGAATTATTTGCAAAAATGCAGAACTCGGGTTTGGTTCCGGATTCCATTGCCTTTGTTTCTCTTTTAGCAGCCTGTAGTCACGCAGGATTATTAGACAAAGGGAAATATTTCTTCAATCTAATGTCTACTTATGGGATAAGTCCGAAAGTAGAACACTTTGCTTGCATGGTTGATTTATTAGGACGAGCTGGAAAGATCGAGGAGGCCTATGACTTAATCAAACAGATGCCCATGGAACCTAGCGAGAGAGTTTGGGGGGCGTTGTTGAGTGCTTGTCGGGTTTACTCGAACATGAACATCGGTCTTCTAGCAGCTGATCGAGTTTTCCAACTCGATCCTGAGCAATCAGGTTACTATGTCTTGTTGTCCAATATTTATGCTAAAGCTGGAAAATGGGAAGATGTTGCAGCTGTGAGATCAATCATGTTACGACAAGGACTCAAGAAAATGCCCGGAATTAGTAACGTGGAGCTCAACAACAATGTTCATACATTTCTTGCATGCGACCGATCACATCCTCAGATGAAGGAAATCTACGAAGAATTGGATGTGTTAGTCGGAAAAATGAAAGAGTTTGGTTATATGCCGGAGACAGATTCTGCTCTTCATGATgtggaagaggaggataaggaaTGTCATCTAGCAGTTCATAGTGAGAAATTGGCAATTGCCTTTGCTATAATAAACACGAGGCCTGGAACTCCGATCAGGGTTACGAAGAATCTTCGAGTTTGCGGTGACTGTCATGTTGCTGCTAAGCTTATCTCCAGGATTGTTGAAAGGGAAATTATCATTAGAGATACTCATCGTTTTCATCATTTTTCCAATGGAGCTTGCTCGTGTGGAGACTATTGGTGA